Sequence from the Caretta caretta isolate rCarCar2 chromosome 16, rCarCar1.hap1, whole genome shotgun sequence genome:
ATCTCCTGGTGACGCAGCTGGAACGTTATGTCGAAGTCGCCATCCTCCTCATCAGACGGCCTGTCCTGCAGGGCGATGAGGCGGGGGAGGTGAACCGAGGGGAGAGAAGCCGGCACTGCAGCTcctgctctcccccctccccccatgacttCAAAGCACAGGGGTTGGACCCCCACTGTGGGCAGAGGAAGCCCCACAGCTCAGTCTCCACTACCATCGCCCTGGCTCCTGCATTCTGAGGGCACCCAGAACCCGGCAGCTCCCGTAGGCGAGGGAGGTGCCCATCTAACAAAGGCTCAGGCCCCACGGCCGTTCAGAACTGCTGGGACAGCCAgtcgggagctggagctgctgggggTTGGGCTGCTTGTAGTTCGAAGccagacttcagtggggttccCTGGAACAGCACCCCAGCATCTCTTGGCTCTTCCCCACCGACTCCACCTCCCCACAGCTGGAGGCTTCCCGTCCCCAGCACAGGACATGTCGTCGGATCCTCACTCAGATGCAGCCAGGGGTTCAGTAAGAGACTCCGCACTTGGCGTGATGGGAGGATTTCTAGTACCACATGCAATAAACACCATGTATGTGCTGGATTAGGGCATCTGCCCCAGCAGCCTGCAGCATGGACCCAACCTCCCCCATGACTACCCTCCAACAACTGGACTCTACCGTCTAGCACCCCCTATAGGGGACAAGGGAAATTACAGTGAGTCAAGCCAATGTAGCCCTGACACATTCTGGTTTGGTGCAAAATAAAGAGCCGGAAACAGCTGCCACAGAAGATATAGTGCCAAGGTCCAAGGTGGGTGTTTGTACAGAGCAAGATGCTGGTGGCTCTGATCTGAAAGAGTCCAGGGCTCTGGGTGTGGCCAGGGCAGACCCCTTACAAGGCACGGCACATGTGCCAGGACATCTCAGCACAATGTTTGCTTGGAGGTACACCACCAACATGAGGCCATTGTGCCCTCCCAGACTATCACAGCATCCACCTTAAGTGACACAGCATCCCCGGGATTGGATACAAAATCCATTCCTATTAATTTCAAATCTTCCCTAATTGACACAACATCCTCATTGCCTGATGCAAAATCAGTTCCGGGTAAGTCAACACAGCACTATGATGTGAAACCCCAGATAGTGCAGGACTCTGGCATTGTCCCAGGAGCCAGCCTCTCAAGATAGGGACAGAGCCAAGGACAAGGGCAgtagatggtccagtggttagggggcCAGCCTAGGTCTCCagaggcctgggttcaattcccagctccaccGTGTTGTGGGGGGATACTACCCAGATCCTACTAATGGGGGCCATACATAAGTACCCAAGATAAATGGATACAGCTCAAGAGCTCTCAGTCAGGGGCCTCTAACTCTTAGCAGGATTTTGGGCAACCTCTTTTATGTTACAAGAGCTCATGAGTTTCCCAACAGTTTGctgccccacagcctgcaccTGTGTTACCCTGTTCTTAATGGAACCGCTTTGCTCTCCACAGCCTCTCCTTGGAAAGAGCTCAGAGATCCTCTACACACTAACAGACCAAGCCTCACAGTTGCCCATGGGGTAGGTCAGAATAATCATCTCCATttcacacatggggaaactgaggcacggtgcaGCGATGTGCCTTGCACAGTGTCCCACAGCAACATTGTggtagaggtgggaatagaatccaggagttttGGTTCCCAGGCTCCTGCAGACGATATTGCTCCCTTTCTAGTTCTCAAGTCTTTCCTAACCTTTGACCTCTGTGATCCTGGTGGTGGCTCATGTCCACTGATGCGTCTGTTCTGTTCTAGCTTTTGGGAGCAAACCAAGGAAATGTCGCCATCTCAGAAACATGCTGGGCTCTGGCCTGTTTAATGTCAAGCAGCCACCAGAACACGTCCACCCCAATCCCCGAAACTGTGTGAGTCTCACCTGCAGCAGGTCCTTAAGGGCTTGGACAGCCTGGTTCAGGGTCCTCTCTGCATTCCTCCTGAGCTTCTGCTCTTCCTTTAGGAGCTTGGCCTGACTCTGCCCTTCGTCCATCTTCCTCCTCACCTCCTCCTTCAGCTCCTTCAGCTCTTGTCTGCAGGGAGGGAGCCAGACAAGAACAGCCAGGGGTGAGGTAGCAAACAGCCACTTCACCTCAGGGTGCTTGGAGTACAGGGAAGTGTGCATCATCTCCAGCAGGCCCCagacaactgtgtgtgtgttcgcATGCACTTGTCTAAATCAGGTTCCCCAGggaggtctgtctgtctgttcatCCAAGTCAGGTCCCCAGGCATATATGTGTCGTTTGTCTGTCTGTCCAAGTCAGGTCCACAGGGAgatgtgtgcatgtgtctgtctaGTCATCCAAGCCAAGATCCCAGGGAGAAGTATGTATATGTCTCTGTCCGCCTGCCCGCCTGTCTAAGTCAGCCGACCAGGGAGATATGTGAGCACAGGAGGTGGGTCTAAATCTGGTCTCCATGGAGATGTGTGTCTAAGTCAGGTCCGCaggggggctgaggtgggctaAGCCCCCTCTGCACATCTGTGGAAGTGAGGTCTCCTAGAGAGATTACTTTCCAAGAGTTACACCCACGGAAGGTGCCTGGGAACAccagcctccccttccccatggTAACGCCCACCCCATGTGGGGTTCCTGAATGTCCAGGACAAGCACCAGGCTGCAGCTGGCTGAGCAGAGTGGCCCTTGTTGGGCAGGGTGCGCTCAGAGACCAGGCACTGACAGAGCATCAGTCAACATGGCTCCGGGTCAGGCCTTTGGGGAACCGGTATGTAGCACCAGGCGCAGCAGCTCTCGTGGGGGGCCGTGACAGAGCCTTGCTGAGTCTGTCAGAGGGTTGAGCAGGTTGAGGTGACACAGACACAGTCAGGGGAAGCATAATCCAATAATACTCGGTCCTTTCCTAGTCCCTCCCATCCAAAGAGCTCCAAGCGCTGTTAGACACTGCTTAGTGAAATGTCACAAGGGCCCTGTGAAGCCAGTGAATGGCTACACAGGGACCACTTCCCTCAGCTcttaaatgcagccacctctagggtggaaAGTGgcaattatttaaaaacacagcacAACACTGCATGGCAGTTTAAGTCAAGAAGTGAAGACTCCCAGGTCAATCGCAGAGGGCactgagccaggacacctgggttaaCACCGCAACTCTTCCAAGTTCCCACTCTGTGGGGTTAATGGGCACAAGGGGTCAGGACTAGACCTGGTCAAAACATTTCCCACAGCACAATTCTCCATGGAAAAAAGCACTTtcgtcaaaatcaaaatgtgtcgatttcaacattttcaatgggaaaaagtcCAGatgaatcccattgactttcctattgcattttgaaaaagcaaaacGTTTCCTTTTGGCTTCCTCATTTTGATTCATTTCATTTAGACATACTAAAACGTTAACTATCTACTCAATTCTATACTGTGTTAAATGCCTAATACTAAACACTAATATTTTAACATAATATTAAAGTTTAAATTCAGTGaatcaaaatgagaaagtcaaaactgaaatgtttgacCTTATTGAAGCAAAATGATTCAACATTATCAGAATGAAATATGTTCACAGCGCCAAGTAGACACCGATTGGAATTTTTGCTTTGTtacaaatttcaaatttttttttcagaacaaaaaggGGTTTTGAAATGTTGGATTTTCCGGTGGAACTGAACTTCCAGCCCCCGCCCGCTGGAGTCCGGCTCTGCATTGTGCGTCTCATGGAAGAGTTAGCAGTACAGCACCACACTGAGCTTGCCGTTCCAGAGGCAGTGTGCCATTTTCTGAACCACTGACCCCAGTTCCTGTAATACCTGGGTTTTCCTTGAAGGTCTCCCATTCAACCTGGCCTGGCCACACTTAGCCTGGGAAATGTGATGGGATCACAGCACAAGGACTCTCCTTTGCCTCTACATGGCCTTGCAACAAGACCCGGCTGCAGCACGGGAATGAGATCTGCCGCTGGACCACAACGGCTTGCTGTCGCCTCCACTCTGCTCTACGTACCTTAGTGCCTGGTTCTCCTTCTGCAGCATCTCATGGGCTGCCTTCAGCTGCTGCATGGTCTCCTTCTGCTGCCTGTACTCATCCACCAGCACCTGCTGCTCCTTGCATTTATTGGTGAGCATCCAAATCATCTGAAATGAGCAGCAGGGACACAGCTTCGGGATCAGGAGACAAGAGGGACGTCTCAGGCACCAGCCTCAGCCCAGGCTCCCTATCCCCCTCACTGCCGCCCACACTCAGGCTGCAAGTTGCCCATGCCCACTGTCAGGTCCCTACTGCCAAGATGATGAGCCACATGCACTTACATGGGGTCTGAGCAAACTCTAGGGCAATAGTGCTGTCAGGGAATGGGGAGACCAGGCCCCTGAAAGCCACCACATGGTCCCTAGGGGCAGACAAGCTGGAGCAGTAACAGGACCAGAGCCTGGCTTCAGCACCCCGCATCCCTCTGTGCATTGGTTGAGCTCTGACCTTCTGGTTGCTGAGGCTTTTCTTGGTCATCTGCTTCTCATTGTGCTCCAGCATCCCCAGCTGCTTCTGCATCTCAGCCTGGGCCTCCTTCAGCATGTCATTCTCCTGGATGAGGTCATAGCTGCGATCAGACATCTTGGCCAGCTGGACGTTGATGGCGACATTCTCGCGGATGGTGCGCTTGGTGGTCTCGGCCATCTGGCTGTTGGAGACCTTGCGGAACTCGGCTGCCACCACATTAACACGCTGCATCATCTCCTTCTTCAGCCTGTAGGAGTGGGGCGTGTGCGTACGCACACAGGACACACAGAGAAGGTCATCACTCCTGGGGCAGGGCCCACTGCAGCTGCAAACGCCTTAGCCCCGGCAAATCGGACCCCAGTCCAAAGGATTAGCTCCTGTCCAAGGtcccacagcaagtcagtggcaaagccaggaagtGAAACCAAGGCTTCCAAGTCCCACACTTGGCACTAACCATGAGACCACACTCCCACCTTCAGACTCCAGTGGGGAATGACACACAGTCAGTCTCTGTCTGGCACTGACCTGTCTTTGTCCAGCACAGCTTTCCTCTCCAGGTTATAGATATACTCCTTGTGATTTTCCTCTTGTTTCTTCAGCTGCTCCTCTAGGGCTGCAAACTTGCCCATGAGATCCTCCTTCTGGATCCTGAACTCCTCCAGCGCAGCCAGCTTCCCACCTGCCAAAACAGATCACTTAGGACCCCAGAAGGACCATTGGGGGCTTCCATGCTTAGCCatggggggttgggaggagggCAAAGTGCTTCGCCAAGCTGGCAAACCCCACTGTGAGATTCTCCCCAACTGCTCTTCACACCACATACCTGTTCTGCATCTTCTTAACCACCCTGATCACAAACTCTATGGGGCCAAGACTGTTTCTTTAgtacatttgtacagcacctagcacaatggtgctgCTGTAATATCAATAATACAGGGCCAGCATATGGGGAAAGCTTGCCCTGAGGCTGCCCAGG
This genomic interval carries:
- the CFAP157 gene encoding cilia- and flagella-associated protein 157 isoform X2, coding for MAPKKKGGGKKEDAGKEPRPEGKAEQPLAEHSRDFYLLQIRDLEERLARYQRKWDELQVNETLFRVEYDQMANDNKEIVAFLKKTLNQRVDEIAEVNDQLLSLQQAKESEKDAFEAQLAQVRHEFQETKDQLTSENMLLSGKLAALEEFRIQKEDLMGKFAALEEQLKKQEENHKEYIYNLERKAVLDKDRLKKEMMQRVNVVAAEFRKVSNSQMAETTKRTIRENVAINVQLAKMSDRSYDLIQENDMLKEAQAEMQKQLGMLEHNEKQMTKKSLSNQKMIWMLTNKCKEQQVLVDEYRQQKETMQQLKAAHEMLQKENQALRQELKELKEEVRRKMDEGQSQAKLLKEEQKLRRNAERTLNQAVQALKDLLQDRPSDEEDGDFDITFQLRHQEMLRSLLGLLRRASTAGPAPQEQVFGPQKMANREHGLESTAESQLHPAPCLKISPVISHHLLAHQGQGVPLFHSMSKMGLLSKTTRIGTVRTYTTAAEPRGPKEGHCRQQ